GGTGTCGAGGACTGCGCGCACAGTGGCACGACGGTCGCCGCCCCCGAGGGGCTCGCCGACATGGACATGAAGACCGCCAAGGCCACCGTCATCGCCCGCTTCGAGCGCGACTACCTCGAGCAGCTGATCGCCGCCACCGGCGGCAACGTGTCGGCCGCCGCCCAACGCGCGGGCAAGGAACGCCGCGCCTTCGGCAAGCTGCTCAAGAAATACGGCATCGAGCGCAACCGCTACGCAGGCTGAACGGACCGGACGCCGGCGACTGTCGTCCTGCGGATCGCCGCCTGCCGTTAAACTCGGGGCTTTCGCCGCCTTCGCCGCTGCATCCGCGCCCTGCCGGCGGGTGCCGCGGAGGCCTCGCGCCCACGACCGGCCCGCACGCCGGCCCTCGAACGACGCCCTGCACGATGCCGCCGAGCCCCGCTGCCACCCTGCCCCGCGCCCTCGCCCTCGCGTACGCGCTGCTGGTGGCCTATGCCTGCCTGCATCCGCTCACCGGCTGGCGCGACAGCGGGCTGCCACCGTTCGACTGGCTGTGGGCGCCATGGCCGAAGTACTTCATCCTCGAAGACTTCCTGTTCAACATCCTCGGCTACCTGCCGCTCGGCTTCCTCGTCGCGGCCGCGCTGCCGGGGAGCTGGGGTTTCGGACGGCGGGTGCTCGTGGCGACCCTGATCGGTGCGCTGCTGAGCCTGGGGCTCGAGAGCGCGCAGAACTTCCTGCCCACACGCATCGCCAGCAACCTCGACCTCGGCGGCAATGCCGCCGGCGCCCTCGTCGGCGCGCTGCTGGGTGCGCGCTGGAGCGGAGCCCTGTTCGGTCCGCTGGGTCAGCTGCAGCGCTGGCGGGCGCGCTATGTGATCGGCGGGGGCAGCGGCGAGGCCGGGCTGGTGCTGCTGGCGCTCTGGCTGCTGGGCCAGTTCAGCGCCACCGACCTGCTGTTCTCCAGCGGCGACCTGCGCAGCCTGCTCGACGTCCCGACCCCGCTGCCCTTCCGCGCCGACCGCTTCATCGCCTTCGACACCGCGCTGACCGCGAGCGCCCTGCTCGCAGTGGGCCTGTTCACCCGCTGCATGACGCGCGGCGCCAACCCGCTGCCGGTGCTGCTCACGCTGGCGCTGGGCATCGGCGCCAAGACGCTGGCCACCTGGGCCTTCTTCACGCCTGCCGCGCCGCTGGCCTGGCTCACCCCCGGCGCCGAGCGCGGCCTCGCCATCGGCGCTGCGCTGCTGCTGCCCTGCCTGCTGCTGCCGCGGCTGGCCCAGCACGCGATTGCCGGCACGAGCCTGCTGTTGGCCACCGCGCTCGCCAACCTCATCCCCGAGAACCCCTACCTGCCCTACGACCGCCAGCTGGCGGCCTTCAGCAACGTGCTCAACTTCCACGGCCTCACCGGGCTGGTCGATGGCCTGTGGCCCTACGTCGCCCTGGCCTACCTGTCGGCGCTCGGCCTGTGGCGCGGCGAGCACCTCGGCGGACCGCCCTCGCGCCGCGGGCCGCGCCTATAATCCGGCCACCCGCACCCCCGCCCCGGTGGGCGGTGCCCCCACCCCCGGGAGCCCCCATGAGCTACTTCAAGCACCACGTCTTCTTCTGCTGCAACCAGCGCGCCGCCGGCGAGTCCTGCTGCAACGACCATCAGGCAAGCGCGCTGCAGACCTACGCCAAG
This region of Thauera sp. JM12B12 genomic DNA includes:
- a CDS encoding VanZ family protein, with amino-acid sequence MPPSPAATLPRALALAYALLVAYACLHPLTGWRDSGLPPFDWLWAPWPKYFILEDFLFNILGYLPLGFLVAAALPGSWGFGRRVLVATLIGALLSLGLESAQNFLPTRIASNLDLGGNAAGALVGALLGARWSGALFGPLGQLQRWRARYVIGGGSGEAGLVLLALWLLGQFSATDLLFSSGDLRSLLDVPTPLPFRADRFIAFDTALTASALLAVGLFTRCMTRGANPLPVLLTLALGIGAKTLATWAFFTPAAPLAWLTPGAERGLAIGAALLLPCLLLPRLAQHAIAGTSLLLATALANLIPENPYLPYDRQLAAFSNVLNFHGLTGLVDGLWPYVALAYLSALGLWRGEHLGGPPSRRGPRL